The genomic segment AAGAGCTCGACTTGCGACAATTGGAATCTTTGACGGGTCGGAGCCGGGTCACGTCTGCCCGCTGTGTTCGCAAGACCTCCCCGATGCACGCGCAGTTCCGCCTGTGGCACAGATCAGGAACGCCCTGACCGACGTGTCGTCCCGTCTGGAGTCGGTAACCCGGGCGGCCCCGTGGGTCGAGCGAGCCATTGCGGAACTCGACGCAAAGCTGCAAGAGGTCGTCGCGGCGTTGGGCAAGAACCGAGCAGAGATGGAGGCGGTGCGGAGCTCGAGCGATCAGTTGCAGCGGGTCCAGGACGAAACGGCCAAACGTGCCCTCATCCTTGGGCGCGTCGGCTTGTACTTGGAGAGCCTTCCTGAGCTTCCAGACACTAAGGCGCTCGAGGAACAAGCTCGACGGTTGAGGGCTCAAGCGGCTGCGCTTGAGGAGGAACTCAGTGATGAGCGAGTCAGGGAGCGTATCGACTCCATCACGTCTATTCTCGGCAGGCGGATGACGGATTGGGCGCGTGAACTAGATCTAGAGCACTCGAAGTTCCCCCTTAGGTTGGACCTCAAGCGCCTGACGATTGTCGCGGACACCGTGGACGGACCGGTACCGATGGACCGAATGGGCAGCGGTGAGAACTGGGTTGGCTACCACCTCATTGCACACCTTGCATTGCATGAGTGGTTCACGCAGCGCGGTCGACCGGTTCCTCGCTTCTTGTTCCTCGATCAACCATCGCAAGTCTACTTCCCGCCCGAGAAGGATATTGATGGATCGATGTCTGGGGTTGTAGAAGACGATAGGCAGGCGGTTGTCAGGATGTTTCAGTTTGTCTTCAAGGTTGTGAGTGAGCTGGCCCCGCGCTTCCAGGTGGTGATGACCGAGCACGCAGACATAAAGGAATACTGGTACCAGCACGCAGTCGTGGAACGGTGGCGCGGCGGAGCGAAATTGGTCCCTGAGGAGTGGCCGCGAAGTGAGTAGCGGCGACCTTACCAAATCTGTCGTCGAAGAGGCGTCCCTCGCTTGGCTCGAAAGCGCTGGCTGGCAAGTCCGCAGCGGCGCCGAGATCGCCCCGGCGAGCGCGCTACGGAGCGTGATGACTACGGGCAGGTTGTCCTCGCGCAGCGTCTGCGCGACGCCATCGCGCGCCTCAATGCTTCGTTGCCCGCCGAGGCCCCGGATGATGCCTTCTGCAAGCTGATGCTGCGAGAAGACGCCGACCTCCTCTTCATCGTGTTCGAGGACGACGGCGGCTGCACCGCCAAGAAGATGGTCGGTCGCCACCAGTTCCACGTGGTGCGGGTGGCGGCAAGCGAGACGCGGCGCGCCAAAGCACTCGCGACGACCATCGCCGAGGTTGCGAAGGGCAACAGGGCAGTGGTCCTTGCTTGGCAGCAGAAAGTCCAAGACGAAGGAAATGGGACATGATGGTGGGCGAGAAAGCATGAACCGCATCCCTGTCAACCGAGAGTTGCTGACCTGGGCACGTGAGCGCGCCGGGATGAATACGCTCGAACTGGCAGGGCGTTTCCCGAAGCTCGGCGAGTGGGAAGACGGTACGCTGCTGCCGACCTTGCGGCAACTGGAAGAGTTTGCCCGCACGGTACACGTCCCGATCGGCTATCTGTTCCTGCCGGCGCCGCCGCAAGAGGCGCTGCCGATTCCCGATTTCCGTACAGTGGCCGATCGTGTCGTCGCCCGCCCCAGCCCGAATCTGCTCGACACGATTTACCTGTGCCAGCAGCGGCAGGATTGGTTCCGCGACTATGCCCGCGTGCACGCGCTGGCGCCTCTGGCCTTTGTGGGTAGTGCGGGAGTACAGGACTCCCCGGAGCGCGTAGCCGAGGCGATGCGGCAGGCGCTTGCGCTGTCTGTCGAGGACCGGCAGCGGGTGCCTACGTGGACCGACGCGCTGCGCCAACTCGCCGCCAAGGCCGAGGATGCCGGAGTGTTGGTGATGGCCAGTTCCATTCTCGGCAGCAACAGTCACCGCAAGTTGGATGTCGAGGAGTTTCGCGGCTTCGCGCTGGCGGATGATCTGGCACCCCTCGTGTTCATCAATGCGGCAGACAGCAAGGCCGCGCAGATGTTTACCCTGGCGCATGAACTGGCACACCTGTGGCTGGGTGAGAGCGGGGTTTCGGATCCGGTAGCCGGGCAACCGCCGGCGCAGCGTGTGGAACGTTGGTGCAATGCGGTGGCAGCGGAATTCCTGGTGCCCTTGGCCGCGTTGCGGAGTGAGCATGAGGCCGACGCGCCGATTGGGGATGAAATCCAGCGCCTCGCGCGCATTTTCAAAGTGAGCACGCTGGTGGCGCTGCGTCGACTGTTCGATGCGCGGTTCATCGATGAGGACACCCTCTGGCAAGGCTATCGGGACGAACTGGCGCGCATACGGGCGCTCGACCGAGGCGGTACCGGCGGCGGTGACTTTTACCGCACTCTGGGCGCGCGAACCGGCAGGCGCTTCGCGCGAGCGGTGCTCTCCAGCACGCTCGAAGGACAGACGCTGTTTCAAGACGCCTTCCGCATGCTGGGCGTACGGAAGACGGCCACGTTCTACCAAGCGGCGCGAGAGCTGGGGGTGATGTCGTGACCTACCTGCTCGATGCCAACGTCTTCATCCAGGCCAAGAACCTGCATTATGGGCTGGACTTCTGCCCTGCCTTCTGGGACTGGCTGATCGACAACGGCGCGTGCGGTCGCGTGTTCAGCATCGATAAAGTGGCGGATGAAATCGCCGCGGGCGCTGACGAGCTGAACGATTGGATGCGCGAACGTGGCCATGCTCTGTTTCTGAGAACTGGAGTCTCGGTCGCAGCACAGTTCGGCGCTGTCAGCACTTGGGTTACACAGCAACAGTACGAACCGGCAGCCATCAGCACCTTCCTGCAGGTTGCCGACTTCTACCTGATCGCCCACGCCCTTGCGGACGGGCACGTCGTGGTGACGCACGAAGTGCCCGCCAACTCCGTCAAGCGCATCAAGATTCCCAACGTCTGCATCGGCTTGGGCATGCGATTCATGACACCCTACGAGATGCTGCGCCGCGAGCGCGCCCGCTTCGTACTGGGCCGAGGGGAACTGCTGACATGAGTTCCGGTTGCACCGAATCCGTCGTTGAGCAGCCCGTTCTCGCCTGGATCGAGAGCACCGGTTGGCGGGTCCATAACGGCAGCGAGATCGCTCCCGGCGAGCCCGCAGCGGGGCGCGGCGCCTTTGGGCACACAGACCTTCCTCCTCCAGCAGCGCTACGACGAGGGTTTGCTGGTCGAGTTCCTGCACCGCAACGCGCGGCTGATCCGCAACGGCGAGGCCGTGATCAGCGACGTCGGGCTGGCCGCGCTGGCGCCGCTGATGGCCGAATCGGCACCGACGGACGAGGATGTGATGATCCGGCTGGTGATGAACATGCTCGTGGAACCGGTCACGTGAGCGGATTCACCGAATCCGTCGTCGAGCTGGCCGCGCTGGCGTGGCTTGAAAACGTCGGCTGGCGAGTTCGCAGTGACGCCGGAATCGCCCCCGGCGAACCCGCTGCCGAGCGAGACGACTACGGGCAGGTCGTCCTTGGGCTGCGCCTGCGCGATGCGCTGGCGCGGCTCAACCCGGCACTGCCGGCCGAGGCGCTGGACGATGCCTTCCGCAAGCTGACGCGGCCCGAGGGGACAGACCTCCTCGTGCGCAACCGCGCGCTGCACCGCCTGCTGGTGGATGGCGTGACGGTCGAATGCCGCTATGCCGACGGCAGCATCCGCGGCGCGCAGGCGCGGGTGATCGACTTCAACCTCCCGGCGGGCAACGACTGGCTGGCGGTGAACCAGTTCAGCGTCGGCGAGCAGAAGCACTGGTGGCGGCCCGACGTGGTGCTGTGCGTGAACGGCCTGCCGCTGGTGGTGCTGGAACTGCGGAATGCCGCCGCCGAGAACGCCACGATCTGGAGCACGTTCCAGCAGCTCCAGACCTACCAGGCCGAGGTCACGGTGCTGTTCGGACCGAATGCGCTGCTCGCAGTCTCCGACGGCGTGGCGGCGCGCGTGGGCACGCTCGGCGCCGCGAGCGAGCGGTTAAAGCACTTGTGCACCTTCGCGGGCGATACGCTGGCCAATGCCTACGTTCCCGTGCTTCAGGAGGCACGAAGGTGACCAACATGGGCGAAGCGGATATCCCCCGCGGCGAAGTCCTTGTCTACGAGGCGCCCGACGGTGCCGCCCGGGTGGATGTGCGCCTGGAGCGGGACACGGTCTGGCTCCGGCAGGACCAGATGAGCCAACTGTTCGGGCGTGAGCGTTCGGTCATCACCAAGCACGTCCGCAACGTCTTCCGGGAGGGAGAACTCGACGTGGAAGCAGTATGTGCAAAATTTGCACATACTGCCGCCGACGGGAAGACGTACCAGGTCGACCACTTCAACCTGGACGTGATCATATCCGTCGGCTACCGGGTCAAGTCTGCCCAGGGAACGCGTTTCCGCCAATGGGCCACGCGCACGCTGCGCGACCACCTGGTGCAGGGCTACACCCTCAACCGCCAGCGCTTCGAGCACAACGCCCGCGAACTGGAAGCCTCACTGGCTTTGGTGCGCAAGGCCGCCGCCGGAGAGGCGTTGAGCACCGATCAGGGACGCGGGCTGGTCGATGTCATCGCCCGCTACACACTGACCTTCCTCCTCCTGCAGCGCTACGACGAGGGATTGGGGGTCGAGCCGAAGGGCATGGTCGGCGGCCTGCTGCCGCCAGTCGCCGAAGCGCGTGCCGCCATCGTGCGCCTCAAGCGGGATCTGCTCGCGCGCGGCGCGGCGACCGAACTCTTCGGACGGGAGCGCGAGGACGGGCTGGCTGCGCTGGCGCTGCTGGTGGCCGAATCGGCGCCGACGGACAAGGAGGTGATGATCCGGCTGGTGATGAACATGCTCGCGGAGCCGGTCACGTGAGCGGATTCACCGAATCCGTCGTCGAGCAGGCCGCGCTGGCGTGGCTTGAAAACGTCGGCTGGCGAGTTCGCAGTGGCGCCGGGATCGCCCCCGGCGAAGCCGCTGCCGAGCGCGACGACTACGGGCAGGTCGTCCTGGCCCTGCGCCTGCGCGATGCGCTCGCGCGGCTCAACCCGGCACTGCCGGCCGAAGCGCTGGACGATGCCTTCCGCAAGCTGGCGCGGCCTGAAGGCGTCGACCTCATCGTGCGCAACCGCGCGCTGCAGCGCCTGCTGGTTGATGGCGTTACGGTCGAGTACCGCGAAGCCGGCGGCAGCATCCGTGGCGCGCAGGCGCGGGTGATCGACTTCGCCGACCCGGCCGGCAACGACTGGCTGGCGGTGAACCAGTTCAGCGTCGTCGAGAACAAGCACTCGCGGCGGCCGGATGTGCTGCTGTTCGTGAATGGCCTGCCGCTGGCGGTGCTCGAACTGAAGAATCCTGCCGCCGAGGACGCCACGATCTGGAACGCCTTTCAGCAGCTCCAGACCTACCAGGCCGAGGTGCCGACGCTGTTCGCGCCGAATGCGCTGCTCGCCGTCTCCGACGGCGTCGAGGCGCGGGTCGGCACCCTCGGCGCCGGTCGCGAGTGGTTCAAGCCCTGGCGCACGATCGCGGGCGAGACCCTGGCCGATGCGCACCTGCCCGAGTTGCAGGTGGTGATCGCAGGCCTGTGCGCGCCGCGTCGTTTCCTCGATCTGCTGCGCGACTTCATCGTCTTCGAGGACGACGGCGGTCGCATCACCAAGAAGATGGCTGGCTACCACCAGTTTCACGCGGTGCAGGTCGCGGTCGGCGAAACGCTGCGCGCGGCGCAGCTGCAGCGGGGAGCGCAGCGGTTGCTGGCGGGACAGGGCCGCTACGAGGCCGGCCGCAAGCCGGGTGGCCAGCCCGGCGACCGCCGCGTGGGCGTGGTGTGGCACACGCAGGGCTCGGGCAAGAGCCTGACGATGGCGTTCTACGCCGGCCGAATCATCCGCGAGCCGGCGATGGAGAACCCGACACTGGTCGTGCTCACCGACCGCAACGACCTCGACGACCAGCTCTTCGGCACCTTCTCGCGCTGCCGCGACCTACTGCGCCAGCCGCCGGTGCAGGCCGGAAGTCGCGCGCACCTACGCGAGCTGCTCAGCGTGGCGGCAGGCGGGGTGGTGTTCACCACCATCCACAAGTTCTTCCCGGAGGAGAGAGGCGACCGCCACCCGATGCTCTGCGACCGGCGCAACATCGTCGTGATCGCCGACGAGGCGCACCGCAGCCAGTATGATTTCATCGACGGCTACGCGCGCCACATGCGCGACGCGCTGCCGCACGCCTCGTTCATCGGCTTCACCGGCACGCCGATCGAGCTGACCGACGCCAACACGCGCGCGGTGTTCGGCGACTACATCAGCATCTACGACATCCAGCGCGCCGTGCAGGACGGCGCCACGGTGCCGATCTATTACGAGAGCCGTCTGGCCAAGCTCGCGCTCGACGAGGCCGAGCGGCCGATGATCGACGCCGGCTTCGAGGAAGCGACCGAAGGCGAGGAGGTCGAGCGCAAGGAAAAGCTCAAGACCAAATGGGCGCAACTCGAGGCCGTGGTTGGCGCCGAGAGGCGGCTGGAACTGTTGGCCAAGGACATCGTCGAGCACTTCGAGAAGCGGCTCGAGGCGCTGGACGGCAAGGCGATGATTGTCTGCATGAGCCGGCGCATCTGCGTCGAGCTGTACCGCGAGATCGTCAGGCTGCGGCCGGATTGGGACGGCACCGACGACGAGCGCGGCGCGCTCAAGGTGGTGATGACCGGGTCGGCCTCCGACCCTGCGAACTGGCAGCCGCACATCCGCAGCAAGCCGCGGCGCGAGGCGCTGGCCAATCGCTTCCGCGACCCGACGGACCCGTTCAGGATTGTCCTCGTGCGCGACATGTGGCTCACCGGCTTCGACGCGCCGAGCCTGCACACCATGTACCTCGACAAGCCGATGCGTGGACACGGTCTGATGCAGGCGATCGCACGCGTGAACCGCGTGTTCAGGGACAAGCCCGGCGGGCTCGTGGTGGACTACCTCGGCCTCGCGCAGGAGCTGAAGGAAGCGCTGGCGACGTACACCGAGAGTGGCGGCAGCGGGCGCACGGCGCTGGACCAGGACGAAGCGGTGGCCGTGATGCTGGAGAAGTACGACGTCTGCTGCGGACTCTTCCACGGCTGCAACTGGTCGCACTGGACGACCGGCACGCCGCAGCAGCGGCTGGCCCTGCTGCCGCTCGCGCAGGAGCACATCCTGGCGCAGGAGAACGGCAAGGAGCGGTGTGTCGGTGCCGTGCGCGAGCTGTCGCAGGCTTTCGCGCTGGCGGTGCCGCACAGCGAGGCGCTGCGCATCCGCGACGACGTGGCGTTCTTCCAGACGGTACGGGCGGTTCTCGCCAAGCGCGCGCCCGGCGATTCACGGCCGGAAGAAGACATCGAGCACGCAGTGCGGCAGATCATCTCGCGCGCGGTGGCGCCGGAGGGCGTGATCGACGTCTTCGCCGCGGCAGGGCTCGCCAAGCCCGACATCTCGATTCTCTCCGAGGAGTTCCTGGCCGAAGTGCGCGGCATGTCGCAGCGCAACTTGGCGGTCGAATTGCTGGCGAAGCTGCTGCAGGGCGAACTGGCCGCGCGGCGGCGCAAGAACGTCATCCAGGCGCGCTCGTTCGCCCAGATGCTGGAGCAAACGATCCGCCGCTACCAGAATCGGGCGATCGAAGCGGCGCAGATCATCGAGGAGTTGATCGGGCTGGCCAAGGAGATGCGCGAGGCGCACGCACGCGGCAGCGCGCTGCGGCTCTCCGAGGACGAACTGGCCTTCTACGACGCGCTGGAAACCAACGACAGCGCGGTGAAGGTGCTCGGCGACGAAACGCTGCGGACGATCGCGCAGGAGCTGGTGAAAACCGTGCGCGCCAATGTGACCATCGACTGGACGCTGCGCGAGACTGTCCGCGCGCGATTGCGCGTGCTGGTGAAGCGGATTCTCAGGCGCTACGGTTATCCGCCGGACAAGCAGGAGAAGGCAACGGCAACCGTGCTGGAGCAGGCCGCTCTGCTCTCCGCGGAATGGGCGGCGGTGTGAGCGAAGCGTCCAGGAGTCAGAATATTGGCGGCGCGGCAGCAACCCACCAAAGAGGAAGGAGAAGATGATCGACGCCCGCCATTATCGTGCCGAGGACAAGCTGCGTGACGGCAGAAACGTGGTCATCCGTGCGATCACTCCCGAAGACAAGGCAGCCATGCTCGAGGCCTACCATGGTCTCGACCCGGCCACCCTGTACATGCGCTTCTTTGCCCCACGCCGCGAGCCGACGGCGAAGGAACTGCGCGAGTGGACCGAAGTCGATTTCGTATCGACCACCCGCCTGGTGGCATGCATCGCCGCCGATGACGGCAGCGAACGCATCATCGGCGGCGCTTCGAGCTTCAGGCTGGCAGCCGCTGAGGCCGCCAGCGCCGAGATCTCGTTCACCGTCGAGGAAGACTTCCAGGGCCAGGGCCTTGCCGGCAAGCTGCTGTGGCACCTGGCGCACATTGCGCGGGCGCAGGGAATCAGCTGCTTCATCGCCGAAATGCTGCCGGCGAACCAGGCGATGCTGGCGGTTTTTGAGCGCAGCGGTCTGCCGATGCAACGACGCCGCGTCGCTGGTGTCGTCCACGTCAGACTGGAACTGTGAACGCCGGGTCCTTGCCGGCAGCCGTGCGCTGGCCACCGCGGCAGCGGCCGGCAGGCCGCGACTCAGGATGATGCCAGGTGTTCGCCGCCGGCTTCGGCGAGCGGCGTCACGGTGACGGCCACCTCCAGATCGTGTGTCTCACCGCCCAGGATGACACCACGCAGTGGCGAGACATCGGCGAAGTCCCGCCCCCAGGCGAGGGTGATGTGCTGCGCGTCGGGCAACAGGTTGTTGGTCGGGTCGAAATCGACCCATCGCCCGCCCTCCAGTTCGGGGCAGTAGACCGAAACCCAGGCGTGCGAGGCGTCGGCTCCGACCATCCGTGGCTGGCCAGGTGGTGGATGGGTGAGCAGGTAGCCGCTGACGTAACGTGCGGCAAGACCCTGCGAGCGCAGGCAGGAGAGCATCAGGTGGGCGAAGTCCTGGCAGACGCCGCGCTTTTCCGCCAGCACCTCGAGAACCGGCGTCGCCACCGTCGTCGCTTCGGGAT from the Accumulibacter sp. genome contains:
- a CDS encoding ImmA/IrrE family metallo-endopeptidase, which gives rise to MNRIPVNRELLTWARERAGMNTLELAGRFPKLGEWEDGTLLPTLRQLEEFARTVHVPIGYLFLPAPPQEALPIPDFRTVADRVVARPSPNLLDTIYLCQQRQDWFRDYARVHALAPLAFVGSAGVQDSPERVAEAMRQALALSVEDRQRVPTWTDALRQLAAKAEDAGVLVMASSILGSNSHRKLDVEEFRGFALADDLAPLVFINAADSKAAQMFTLAHELAHLWLGESGVSDPVAGQPPAQRVERWCNAVAAEFLVPLAALRSEHEADAPIGDEIQRLARIFKVSTLVALRRLFDARFIDEDTLWQGYRDELARIRALDRGGTGGGDFYRTLGARTGRRFARAVLSSTLEGQTLFQDAFRMLGVRKTATFYQAARELGVMS
- a CDS encoding type I restriction endonuclease, whose amino-acid sequence is MSGFTESVVELAALAWLENVGWRVRSDAGIAPGEPAAERDDYGQVVLGLRLRDALARLNPALPAEALDDAFRKLTRPEGTDLLVRNRALHRLLVDGVTVECRYADGSIRGAQARVIDFNLPAGNDWLAVNQFSVGEQKHWWRPDVVLCVNGLPLVVLELRNAAAENATIWSTFQQLQTYQAEVTVLFGPNALLAVSDGVAARVGTLGAASERLKHLCTFAGDTLANAYVPVLQEARR
- a CDS encoding type I restriction endonuclease subunit R; amino-acid sequence: MSGFTESVVEQAALAWLENVGWRVRSGAGIAPGEAAAERDDYGQVVLALRLRDALARLNPALPAEALDDAFRKLARPEGVDLIVRNRALQRLLVDGVTVEYREAGGSIRGAQARVIDFADPAGNDWLAVNQFSVVENKHSRRPDVLLFVNGLPLAVLELKNPAAEDATIWNAFQQLQTYQAEVPTLFAPNALLAVSDGVEARVGTLGAGREWFKPWRTIAGETLADAHLPELQVVIAGLCAPRRFLDLLRDFIVFEDDGGRITKKMAGYHQFHAVQVAVGETLRAAQLQRGAQRLLAGQGRYEAGRKPGGQPGDRRVGVVWHTQGSGKSLTMAFYAGRIIREPAMENPTLVVLTDRNDLDDQLFGTFSRCRDLLRQPPVQAGSRAHLRELLSVAAGGVVFTTIHKFFPEERGDRHPMLCDRRNIVVIADEAHRSQYDFIDGYARHMRDALPHASFIGFTGTPIELTDANTRAVFGDYISIYDIQRAVQDGATVPIYYESRLAKLALDEAERPMIDAGFEEATEGEEVERKEKLKTKWAQLEAVVGAERRLELLAKDIVEHFEKRLEALDGKAMIVCMSRRICVELYREIVRLRPDWDGTDDERGALKVVMTGSASDPANWQPHIRSKPRREALANRFRDPTDPFRIVLVRDMWLTGFDAPSLHTMYLDKPMRGHGLMQAIARVNRVFRDKPGGLVVDYLGLAQELKEALATYTESGGSGRTALDQDEAVAVMLEKYDVCCGLFHGCNWSHWTTGTPQQRLALLPLAQEHILAQENGKERCVGAVRELSQAFALAVPHSEALRIRDDVAFFQTVRAVLAKRAPGDSRPEEDIEHAVRQIISRAVAPEGVIDVFAAAGLAKPDISILSEEFLAEVRGMSQRNLAVELLAKLLQGELAARRRKNVIQARSFAQMLEQTIRRYQNRAIEAAQIIEELIGLAKEMREAHARGSALRLSEDELAFYDALETNDSAVKVLGDETLRTIAQELVKTVRANVTIDWTLRETVRARLRVLVKRILRRYGYPPDKQEKATATVLEQAALLSAEWAAV
- a CDS encoding DUF3732 domain-containing protein yields the protein MTMQILAIVVFSHQGQRRVLSLKAGAVNIITGASKTGKSALVDIVDYCFGADECRVPEGPIRRAVAWFGLRLQLDSGQAFIARRCPNARSVSSEECFVEVGEHVEAPDAGALRQTTNTRGLGALLTGWSGIHDNIHEPLPGQTRPALSANVRHALGLCFQPQDEIIRRQQLFRGAGDNFVAQALRDTLPYFLGAVDDEFVRKREELRRVREQLRACDRQLSELQSLRGTGTSKAATLLAQARDVGLSSSEVNTWEQTVSALQEVSRTPIAGVALEHPSGQEYGRLVAERARLLEEQRRLRDEVSSARAFERDETGFSREASEQRARLATIGIFDGSEPGHVCPLCSQDLPDARAVPPVAQIRNALTDVSSRLESVTRAAPWVERAIAELDAKLQEVVAALGKNRAEMEAVRSSSDQLQRVQDETAKRALILGRVGLYLESLPELPDTKALEEQARRLRAQAAALEEELSDERVRERIDSITSILGRRMTDWARELDLEHSKFPLRLDLKRLTIVADTVDGPVPMDRMGSGENWVGYHLIAHLALHEWFTQRGRPVPRFLFLDQPSQVYFPPEKDIDGSMSGVVEDDRQAVVRMFQFVFKVVSELAPRFQVVMTEHADIKEYWYQHAVVERWRGGAKLVPEEWPRSE
- a CDS encoding DUF4411 family protein; its protein translation is MTYLLDANVFIQAKNLHYGLDFCPAFWDWLIDNGACGRVFSIDKVADEIAAGADELNDWMRERGHALFLRTGVSVAAQFGAVSTWVTQQQYEPAAISTFLQVADFYLIAHALADGHVVVTHEVPANSVKRIKIPNVCIGLGMRFMTPYEMLRRERARFVLGRGELLT
- a CDS encoding GNAT family N-acetyltransferase, coding for MIDARHYRAEDKLRDGRNVVIRAITPEDKAAMLEAYHGLDPATLYMRFFAPRREPTAKELREWTEVDFVSTTRLVACIAADDGSERIIGGASSFRLAAAEAASAEISFTVEEDFQGQGLAGKLLWHLAHIARAQGISCFIAEMLPANQAMLAVFERSGLPMQRRRVAGVVHVRLEL
- a CDS encoding virulence RhuM family protein, with the translated sequence MGEADIPRGEVLVYEAPDGAARVDVRLERDTVWLRQDQMSQLFGRERSVITKHVRNVFREGELDVEAVCAKFAHTAADGKTYQVDHFNLDVIISVGYRVKSAQGTRFRQWATRTLRDHLVQGYTLNRQRFEHNARELEASLALVRKAAAGEALSTDQGRGLVDVIARYTLTFLLLQRYDEGLGVEPKGMVGGLLPPVAEARAAIVRLKRDLLARGAATELFGREREDGLAALALLVAESAPTDKEVMIRLVMNMLAEPVT